One genomic window of Leptospira saintgironsiae includes the following:
- a CDS encoding AraC family transcriptional regulator — protein sequence MISQITDILHLFCLSNLIFIIGLLGWRYIYDFRIRIAGGFSFGIICYILLSLDPDLKIPYSIRVFLFAGLISLPFFFWMISLAIFEDHFEIKYWYWLLLLSKVGVSAWSVYPVLDLINMRGPIVSETVLAHIIIPTLLSLGFVVAAIIRIYAGRKDDLVETRRRLREVHILMTGSVITFNMFSHLILRGKVLSEILDLANVVFAWGLILAFMYLVFELKEGLVDPRPEESGDKEEKAVYADPALKKKLVSAFEETKLYRKEGLTIGQLAEDLEVQEYKLRRLINQAMGFRNFPDFLNRYRIQEACEILLDSGKDEIPIIRVAMDLGYQSLGPFNRAFKELTGVTPTEFRRNRGRDETLKSTADFEIS from the coding sequence TTGATCTCACAGATCACGGACATATTACATTTATTCTGCCTTTCGAATCTAATCTTTATCATCGGACTTTTGGGATGGAGATATATTTACGATTTTAGAATACGAATTGCTGGAGGTTTTTCTTTCGGGATCATATGTTATATCCTTCTTTCTTTGGATCCGGATTTAAAGATCCCTTATTCTATTCGTGTTTTTTTATTTGCAGGTCTTATTAGTTTACCTTTTTTCTTTTGGATGATCAGTCTCGCAATCTTCGAGGATCATTTTGAGATTAAATATTGGTATTGGCTTTTACTTCTAAGTAAGGTGGGAGTTTCCGCTTGGTCAGTTTATCCTGTGCTGGATCTGATCAATATGAGGGGGCCTATCGTTTCGGAAACTGTTCTTGCTCATATAATTATTCCTACTCTTCTATCCTTGGGCTTTGTAGTGGCCGCAATCATCCGGATCTATGCAGGAAGAAAGGACGATCTTGTAGAAACAAGAAGAAGGTTACGTGAAGTCCATATTCTGATGACCGGAAGTGTAATTACTTTTAATATGTTCTCTCACCTCATTTTAAGAGGTAAGGTCTTATCTGAAATTTTAGATTTAGCAAATGTGGTCTTTGCCTGGGGACTCATACTTGCATTTATGTATTTGGTCTTCGAATTGAAAGAAGGTCTCGTGGACCCAAGACCAGAAGAGTCAGGAGACAAAGAAGAAAAAGCAGTATATGCAGATCCTGCATTGAAGAAAAAATTAGTCTCTGCATTCGAAGAAACAAAACTTTATAGAAAAGAAGGTCTGACAATCGGGCAGCTTGCAGAAGATTTAGAAGTGCAAGAATACAAACTCAGAAGGTTGATCAATCAAGCAATGGGTTTTAGGAATTTTCCAGACTTCTTAAATCGTTATAGGATCCAAGAGGCTTGTGAAATTCTTTTGGATTCGGGAAAGGATGAGATCCCTATTATCAGAGTAGCTATGGATTTGGGTTATCAATCTCTCGGTCCTTTCAATCGCGCATTTAAAGAACTTACCGGAGTCACTCCAACCGAATTCCGCCGCAATCGTGGCAGGGATGAAACTTTAAAAAGTACTGCCGATTTTGAAATCAGCTAG
- a CDS encoding sterol desaturase family protein: MNEIVDQMGYTAYYFLTLGILWFRYILMAGIAYVFIWLIFKDKLKHKIIQKRLPEKDKITHELKYSAITLLIFAASGILVVLMKKAGWTFIYDKVEDYGVPYLLFSIIALIFLHDTYFYWTHRMMHHPLLFKRMHLVHHKSTNPSPWAAFSFHPYEAVVEAGIVPLVILFLPVHTTALVIFFFYSNFLNVLGHLSFELFPKGFIENRILRLHNSTTHHNMHHKYFNCNYSLYFNIWDRIMGTNHENYFDTFREVTHREPEVVEDSNLGEVKVQGI, encoded by the coding sequence ATGAACGAGATCGTGGATCAAATGGGCTATACAGCCTATTATTTTCTTACCTTAGGGATATTATGGTTTCGCTATATTTTAATGGCCGGGATTGCTTATGTTTTTATCTGGTTGATCTTTAAAGACAAGCTTAAGCATAAAATTATCCAGAAAAGACTTCCAGAAAAAGACAAAATTACTCACGAGCTTAAATATTCAGCGATCACTCTTTTGATCTTCGCTGCTTCCGGAATTTTGGTAGTTTTAATGAAGAAGGCCGGCTGGACTTTTATCTACGATAAGGTAGAAGACTATGGTGTTCCTTATCTTCTATTTAGCATTATTGCTTTAATATTCCTCCATGATACTTATTTTTATTGGACTCATAGGATGATGCATCATCCTCTTCTTTTCAAAAGAATGCATTTGGTCCATCATAAGTCAACAAACCCTTCTCCTTGGGCGGCATTCTCTTTTCATCCATATGAAGCAGTGGTAGAAGCGGGAATTGTTCCGCTCGTGATCTTATTCTTGCCTGTGCATACAACTGCACTTGTGATATTTTTCTTTTATAGTAATTTTTTGAATGTATTAGGACATCTTTCTTTCGAACTTTTCCCAAAAGGATTTATAGAAAATAGAATATTAAGACTTCATAATTCTACTACTCATCATAATATGCACCATAAATATTTTAACTGTAACTACAGTTTATATTTTAATATTTGGGATAGGATAATGGGGACGAATCACGAGAATTATTTCGATACTTTCCGAGAAGTAACTCATCGAGAGCCCGAAGTAGTGGAAGATTCAAATTTGGGAGAAGTGAAGGTTCAGGGGATTTAG
- a CDS encoding PAS domain S-box protein, with protein sequence MTHPWLLPTIIAATPSAFFLFFIYLYLYKKEGQKALLAWSICWVFHLLGYLGNIMQVGGVDSYKYFPSFSIDFIRALFQFLGCLYFLNKSFSKPFQILFGSAGLWALYLDIEKTKDPYMIWPIYILIGGSQIYTGVIFLRTKNLIPSLGKIIAGWIFILWGLHVLNYPFLRFHPEFGFIGYFLAGLFRFSSAIVILLVFFEETKAALSKTEGNYKKIVDTTLEGIWLIDKDAKTKFVNSKMAEFLGVSEKELIGKSLFDFISIDNNDLVNKRLEERKQGQAEVHDFFFKRPDGEVVWLLMSTNPVFDSQGNYEGALAMCTDITYYKKTETALKESERQLSTLIRNLPGIAYRCAYDPNWTMEFISDGCFELTGYSPSDFVSNRTISFGEIIHPEDAERVFHEVTEAVNKNITYRLVYRIHKRSGEMRWAFEQGSAVKGDNGELIALEGFITDFTQAKLAEEIMANALHEKDILLKEVHHRVKNYLQVLSSLLSIQLEQVEASNPTQVLTESQNRILSMAYVHESLYGKHRISDEFFPEFVSRLVDSLLKSFGHKKEEIQIFLNCESLPIKQNSAIPIGLILNELVTNVLKHAFSIKKHSEEKIIKISFYKDGNWIHLDVTDNGKGKSSEPKSEDSMGLELVDLLTKQLKGSVLDLSSEQGTVTRIRFPASY encoded by the coding sequence GTGACTCATCCTTGGTTATTACCCACCATCATCGCGGCTACGCCTTCCGCCTTCTTTCTATTTTTTATTTACCTATATTTGTATAAAAAAGAAGGACAGAAGGCTTTGCTTGCCTGGTCCATCTGTTGGGTATTCCATCTTTTAGGTTATTTAGGAAATATTATGCAAGTAGGAGGAGTAGACTCTTACAAATATTTCCCTTCCTTCTCCATTGATTTTATCAGAGCGCTCTTCCAATTTTTAGGATGTTTATATTTTTTAAATAAATCATTCTCCAAACCTTTTCAAATTTTATTTGGCTCGGCTGGTCTTTGGGCATTGTATCTGGATATAGAGAAGACTAAAGATCCTTATATGATCTGGCCTATCTATATATTAATAGGCGGGTCTCAAATTTATACTGGGGTTATTTTTCTTAGAACTAAAAACCTAATTCCTAGTTTAGGAAAGATTATCGCAGGTTGGATCTTTATTCTCTGGGGTCTTCATGTTCTTAATTATCCCTTTTTAAGATTCCATCCTGAGTTTGGTTTTATAGGATATTTTCTGGCAGGCTTGTTTAGATTTTCTTCTGCGATCGTAATACTTTTAGTATTCTTTGAAGAAACGAAAGCTGCTCTTTCTAAAACGGAAGGAAATTACAAAAAAATAGTAGATACAACATTAGAAGGAATTTGGCTGATTGATAAAGATGCCAAAACTAAATTCGTAAATTCTAAAATGGCTGAATTTTTAGGAGTAAGCGAAAAAGAACTGATTGGTAAAAGTTTATTCGATTTTATATCAATAGATAATAACGATTTAGTGAACAAAAGACTGGAAGAAAGAAAACAAGGGCAAGCAGAAGTTCATGATTTCTTTTTCAAACGACCAGATGGAGAAGTGGTTTGGCTTTTGATGTCTACAAATCCAGTCTTCGACTCTCAAGGTAATTACGAAGGTGCACTTGCCATGTGCACTGATATTACTTATTATAAAAAAACGGAAACCGCATTAAAAGAAAGTGAAAGGCAACTTTCTACTTTGATCCGCAACCTTCCGGGTATCGCATATCGTTGTGCTTATGATCCCAACTGGACTATGGAATTTATCAGTGACGGTTGTTTCGAACTTACTGGTTACTCTCCTTCCGATTTTGTTTCCAACCGTACAATTTCTTTTGGAGAGATCATTCATCCAGAAGATGCAGAAAGAGTATTTCATGAAGTTACGGAGGCAGTAAATAAGAATATTACATATAGACTCGTATATCGGATCCATAAAAGAAGCGGAGAAATGCGGTGGGCATTCGAGCAAGGTTCTGCAGTTAAAGGTGATAATGGGGAATTAATCGCTTTAGAAGGTTTTATCACAGACTTCACTCAAGCAAAACTTGCAGAGGAAATTATGGCGAACGCTCTTCACGAAAAGGATATCTTACTCAAGGAAGTCCATCATAGAGTTAAAAACTATCTGCAAGTCTTATCCAGTTTACTTTCCATCCAACTGGAACAAGTAGAAGCGAGTAATCCAACTCAGGTTCTGACAGAATCCCAAAATAGGATCTTATCTATGGCCTATGTTCATGAATCTTTGTATGGAAAACATAGGATCAGTGACGAGTTTTTTCCAGAGTTTGTAAGCAGACTTGTGGATAGTCTTCTCAAATCATTCGGCCATAAAAAAGAAGAGATCCAAATTTTCCTGAATTGTGAATCCCTTCCGATCAAACAGAATTCTGCAATCCCAATCGGTTTGATCCTGAATGAGTTAGTCACCAATGTTCTAAAACATGCATTCTCTATTAAAAAACATTCAGAAGAAAAGATCATCAAGATCTCTTTTTATAAGGATGGAAATTGGATCCATTTGGATGTTACTGATAATGGAAAAGGTAAATCCTCGGAGCCTAAATCAGAAGATTCCATGGGTTTGGAACTTGTGGATCTTTTGACGAAGCAGTTAAAGGGTTCTGTGTTGGATCTTTCTTCTGAGCAAGGGACTGTTACCAGAATAAGATTTCCAGCTTCTTATTAG